The Ptychodera flava strain L36383 chromosome 14, AS_Pfla_20210202, whole genome shotgun sequence genome segment tgtatgtatgtatgtatgtatgtatgtatgtttgttagtatgtgcggatgtatgtccgtccacataaaaaactcctaaaccgcagcacctgccatcttagtatttggtgtacaggtgcaccttggggtggagatgtgaatttgttcaaatgaacatgttggtgtcaaaagtatgcaaatgaggtaaaaaagggaaaatcatgcaaattgctaaaactctgtaaccactggccagatttggttgaaacttggtatgcaggttctttatggCAATTTTAgttacatttgttcaaattgtactgaaattttcatatttgtatttttggggcaatttttcccatctttgacaaaaaattattttctcccaaagtatttgttggattgttTTGCACCTTGATcctcttgatcctagggttgtcttCTTTCAGATGTGTATAAATTGTGTTGAAATGTTTGTATTTGTGCttttggggcaatattttgcatttttagtcaaaaaatcattttctcaaaattaacTATTCTGATTGCATTGAAACTTGGTAAACATGTACCTAGAGGCATATTTAGTTGATTGTcctcaaattgtggtgaaattttcatatttgtatttttggggcaattttccccattttttgtcaaaaaatcgttttctttgaaatcgctcgtctgattgctttgaaacttggtatgcatgttcacAGGGGTAAACTTAGTTAACTttactcactctggcctgccacatcaaaacaaatgtgagccaagtgtcattgacggtatatttaaaattaacatATCGGCGGTGCCAGTTGTTTTACATCTGAGAGCAAAAAAACTATTGGATAATCTGTATCACTGCAGTTTTACTGAGGCACTGCCACTTATATTGCAGGTTCATCTGGATTCACCTCTGCAGAGTTACTGTTACTTGTACTACAACAAAACCATGGTACAGCAGCCTATCAACCACCATAACCTGACTGAGACATTCGTCTATGATGCCAAGGCCTTCATCTACAATAGCGTGGAGCAGCCGTTCTTCCTGTACCTTTCCTTCGCCCATACTCACACTAATCTGTTTGCGGGGCCAAAGTTCAGAGGATCGTCAAGGAGAGGTTGGTGCAGTATCAGTGCATCTCACATATGAGCCTGTCTCAGATACCAAAAGTTAACCAggcaaatatttttaaaaattgtaataaaaagtTTTTATGTGTAAATATGCCTTatgaaagtacatgtattttcaacaaaaatgtaaaGTAAAAGCTTGTTGCATCCCCTTCAGCCTGCCAGAGTTTTGTATCCCCACTGCCTCCATAAGAACTTTCTGTTCTCCTTTCCCTGCCCCATGATTTGTCTACCCCCAACCCGCCCCCGGAATGACTGGCAGGAAATGACTTCATTTGCTTCGTGCTGTTTGCTTTATAAGTAATATTGCCAGTTCTCAACAAAAAATGAACACACTGGTACTGGCTTACAGTAATCATCGCATTGATGAAATTACAAAACAGCTGAAAACATGCATATCTTATCAACCTTGACATTCCCTGAATTTCCAAATGGTGCGCAGAGCATCAATTCTAGTCTCTATTGTGTTCTCCTTTGTACAGGTCGCTATGGTGACGATGTCAATGAGATGGCCTGGGCGGTTGGCGAAGTCTTAGAAGTGTTGAACTCAACTGGCTTGTCTGGCAATACTCTGGTCATATTTACTTCTGACAATGGACCACACCTAGAAAAATGCCAAGAAAGTGGATCTTCCGGAATACTGAAAGGTAAATTGTCAGTTTTTACGACGACAATGTAACTCCTTGTGGCAGCATATAAAATGCATAATGCAAGCAACAATCATCAAACTTTACATGTCAGTTGACATGCTAGatgtaaattattttgacaataaaacAGAACACCTGGCAAAAACAGTGATAAGGCTGTCAAGGTCATGATAAGCAAGTGTCACTTTGAATCCCAAAGTAGTCTGATCCGATACCAAGTTCTTATGTGAATTATTTTCTATGTCAGAAGTGTTCATCAGTACATCTTTTAGTACTGATAAATTCGTTCAAAGGCATCAAAGTTTGTTAGTTTATTTCCTCTCTTCTACAACGTCTACAGGAGCCACTGTTTACTTTCTATTAACCAGAACAGTAGCTCTACCAATTATACCCATTTACAGATATTATTACCACACATTCTTTGAATCACTTTATTCTGTCCCCACTTCCAACTCAAATACTGTTTCACACGACTCacattaccatggcaactacTCCATAATCATTTATGGACTCACAGAGCATTGTCTGTTCTGCTACAGGGGGTAAAGGCACTACTTGGGAAGGGGGACTCAGAATGCCGGCAGTGGCCTGGTGGCCTGGAGTAATTGACAGTGGCCAAGTGAACCATGAGCTTGTCGCACAATGGATGTCTTTGCTACAGCAGTTGATATTGCTGGTGGCACTCTACCCTCAGACAGGATAATTGATGGTAAAAGTATCAAGTCTGTGCTCTTGAAAGGTGAACGATCTCCCCATGAGATCATGTTTTTTCACTGTAATGATCGACTCATGGCTGTAAGGTATGGAGCCTATAAACTACATTTCCACGTTCACGCGCTTCCCTCGGAAGAGCTATTGCAGACAGCTTCTTGTTTCTCAGGTGGTTTCCCGACAAGAAATTGGTATCACTGCATTGATTGTTACGGCAGCTGCATCACCTCCCATGACCCACCCCTCATCTACGATGTGGATGCTGATCCCGGCGAGAGTTATCCGCTACCAGCGGGGCAACACGAGGGCATGCTGGCCAAAGTGACGGCTCTTATCAAGGACTTTGAGGAAAACTTGACTCTGCCATACCCGCAAATCAACGATTCAATGGATTTGCGGTTAAACCCGTGCTGCAACCCACCGTATTGTTCTTGTCCCAGCAAGTGAACCGGAGCAAAATTTCTCCTTTTGAACtttaattaatatttcaaaatttcaagtacaCGGCAGAGGTTCTCTCATATTGGACTTACACCCACAGTACTAACTAGCCCAGTAAATGAATCATCATTCAAAAACCCTCGATTACTAATTTGCTCCTGGTTTCTGAACAGGAGGGTAATATCAATCTAGATTGTTTTGTAATTCTCAAtacttaaaatattcaaattcccCTGTTTATCAGAGTCACACAAAGAGGATATCCTGTGTTATATGTATGGGTGTTCTGTAATTATAAAAATTTATGTACGAGAATActgtaataataaaaataatatgtcGACAAATCCTTTAGAAGTGCCTTCTTCTGAAGCGTTCACACTtttttatcatacatgtatgcttgTGGATATGGTATTGTGACAAGGCACTAGTTTATAGCCATCCCATAGATAGAAGTACTTTTAGAAAGAAATGGTCCTGGCCTCCAAAATTTACACACAttcttttgaacaaatttgaataacaaatacattttaaaatattcggAACCAGTGCATGTGGAAAGGAATGTATTGACAACAAACAAGGTAATCAAGTTCACCCTAAAACATTCACCTATGCAGATTTCATTGccatttgaacaaacctgaatAAGGTCATACAACAAGTTTGAATAAGGTTGACGTACTGTACAGACCTAAGAAAATTCAAAGTAGGAAGACATGATTTTTCTTTCAAGGAAAAttaggaaaaaatataaaacgtGTACACAAAGGTTATTCTAATATTAAGTTTCGTCTACATTCCCATTCAATCTATCTTCCAACAGAAAACACAATACACAATGCTAATCACTTTGTTCATGAGGAGTGTGGCTCACGTGCTTTATTCTGGACTAGGGCACTTGAAAAAGATTACCAGCGAAGTGTACCGTTAAAAGACTTACGGCAATCTGCACAGAAAAATTACCCCGCGCTAAAAACCAGAGTTAAAAACCCTTTGTtctaaaatgttttcaaagggaaaaaaaaaaaaaaaaaaaaaaaaaaaaaagttctcTGGAAAAGCGTAGGTAATTTACAATTGAAAAAAGTTGTCTGGAAAAGCGCAAGTGATTTACAAATTAAGTACGAAATTGAAAAGAGGATTCATAAAAgggtgggtgggggggggggcggggcgGCGGACTCGGTGTCTCACAGTGCCCCGGCCCGTTGAAGCGTGAGTCTGGACTGGTGCTACCTCGTGTGGCACCCTCACTTCATCCACAGTCACAGCCAATCAACGGCCTCTAAATGTTTCCTTCGAAACTTCCCACCAATCACCGGTCAAGGCAATCCCGCCAAGATTACAACAGCATTGCAGCTGGTGTCATTTCCTTTGCTACACTTTCCATACTTTGTATCTATCAGCTGAGATCCACCCCAGCCTACATAGGTACATATCTCTGTGCcgacaaaacaatattttaacgcTTTACTTCGAATCGCTATAAGTTAGGATGACCAGGGTTTGTTGGAGATATTTTTTTACACTGCATATGTTTGCTACAAGAGTGAGAAAATACTGATAGACCTTTATGCTACTTTTTAGGTAAAAGCTGCAAGTGCATCTGGTTTTCAAGGCATTTCAATAGTCTGATAGACATGTACACATGCACACGCGGACTGATCCCAGTAGTTCATTCTGCATGCACTTGGTGCAAATGGTTGCTAAAATGATTCCCTCAAGATATCAAGCCATTTCAGAACAGAACTAACAAAACATCGCGCCACCGTCAGCTGCTTGTATTCATAAAATCGCAACATAACGATTGAAATTAAATATTCCAATATACATTAattcagatttttcaaaatgtaaagaaaagATACTGTGGAAAACAGCACTATCAATAGGCCAATGTTTGGAGACCATGTAAAGTAATCGACATCAGAACTACCGTCTCTTCTTTGTAATGCATGAATGCGTACAGAGAGAGCTGCATTTCGAGCGGCTATGATCGAACCTTCCATCTGACTCATGACGTCATTCATTACACCCAAGTTGTATAGGCCTGGCGACAATACCACATCTTGGTAAGTAGCGCCACCAGCGAGGTGGGGTTCAAAGACTGGATGTCCGAAAGCCCAGTGTTGTTCATAACGAACGGACGGGTTGATAAACATGTCTTTAATATCATCGGTGAAGTTGCGTGTCGCTCTCACAGTGTAATAGGTAAAATTCCGTACACTTTTGGATGTGATATAACGCAGACCATTGGCCCTACCGGGGACGCCGAGGACGAACCCAGGAACGTTTCTACTTGAATCTTTGGTGAAATATTCTCTCTTGTACCCCTCTGCGGCAACGACATAAATGTACGCAGCATGCCAGTCCCTCGCTGGTTGCCTCACAGGAGGATCAAACTTCTGAAAGTTGAtatcttgaaaaaaatgaatgcgAACACTTATTAAACacataaacaaaattgttgaaaaagaCACCAAGTTTGTGTGATCTGAATTCACAGACCCCCGTGACAACTTCAGATTGCAGTGCACAAATTGTTCCATTCACAGAGACAGTATTTTGCCGTGGAGATATTTACTTGTGTGGAAATGCTTCATGTGTAATTTATTTCGTTAACCAAGAATAACGATACATTTTTTATTGCTGTAGGCAAAATTGTGGAGACGGGGCTATCAgagaatttgaaagaaaattgtgaaaaagccTGGTTCTAAAATTCAAAACCGGCTGGTGACGCTCCAGAGAACGCCTTTCATATCACTGGCCACTCTTGATTGCCGAATTTCTAGACTATATGTAGGCCTATTATGTTTTACCTACGTTCTGATTCCGTTCCATTACAGAAAGAAATCCAAGTCTGTTGTGTATGGACCACAGTGCCTATATCGCGATTTGCAAGCTCTGAAAAATGCTGACCTATTTACCTTCAAAAGACAAAGGCATGTCTTTCGATGGCAAGTCCTGCATAAGCTTACTGTTACGAGGAAACGTAACGAAAGCAAAGTATTTTACGTCCAACAAATGTCAGATTGTTCCACCACTAACTCTTAGAGGTCAGACAAACGACTTTAATaccttttaaaaatttgaatctTCACTATCACGTCCGACCTGGCGGATAAAGATAGTACAGTATCGCTTTCTAACGAAGGTGGTGCATGGAGCAAACttatttttgagagaaaaacaattacaattgctgtatttgtgttcagaaacaagttttgaaattttccagcaacaatatttattgtgt includes the following:
- the LOC139149621 gene encoding LOW QUALITY PROTEIN: arylsulfatase-like (The sequence of the model RefSeq protein was modified relative to this genomic sequence to represent the inferred CDS: deleted 2 bases in 1 codon), which codes for MYLILWIICCVHTAWSLRPPLDKPNIVVLFADDFGYGDLSSYGHPSQEFGPIDQMAREGIRFTNWYSASSLCTPSRAAILTASESVALQAIPFNPEGRSPIRSGVYARDIPDRVFEPYSSGGLPREEITLAEALKELGYTTGMVGKWHLGINAHNFRDGYHLPTHHGFDYVGATLPFTNHWDCDTEKVHLDSPLQSYCYLYYNKTMVQQPINHHNLTETFVYDAKAFIYNSVEQPFFLYLSFAHTHTNLFAGPKFRGSSRRGRYGDDVNEMAWAVGEVLEVLNSTGLSGNTLVIFTSDNGPHLEKCQESGSSGILKGGKGTTWEGGLRMPAVAWWPGVIDSGQVNHELVAQWMSLTAVDIAGGTLPSDRIIDGKSIKSVLLKGERSPHEIMFFHCNDRLMAVRYGAYKLHFHVHALPSEELLQTASCFSGGFPTRNWYHCIDCYGSCITSHDPPLIYDVDADPGESYPLPAGQHEGMLAKVTALIKDFEENLTLPYPQINDSMDLRLNPCCNPPYCSCPSK